The following are encoded together in the Populus trichocarpa isolate Nisqually-1 chromosome 5, P.trichocarpa_v4.1, whole genome shotgun sequence genome:
- the LOC7489738 gene encoding probable serine/threonine-protein kinase At1g01540 — MVVLDVSHLGWGHWYTLRELEVATNSFAHENVIGEGGYGIVYHGVLEDNTEIAVKNLLNNRGQAEREFKVEVEDIGRVRHKNLVRLLGYCAEGAQRMLVYEYVNSGNLEQWLHGDVGPCSPLTWEIRMKIILGTAKGLTYLHDGLEPKVIHRDIKSSNILLDKQWNPKVSDFGLAKLLFSGSSYITTRVMGTFGYVALEYASSGMLNERSDVYSFGILIMEIISGRNPVDYSRPSEEVNLIDWLKRMVSNRNPEGVLDPKLPEKPTLRALKRALLVALRCVDPSAQKRQKMSHIVHMLEADNSPFREYTAPYHVQMSKSKAFCLEALRSVM; from the exons ATGGTGGTGCTTGATGTGTCTCATTTAGGGTGGGGGCATTGGTATACTTTGAGAGAGCTTGAGGTAGCTACTAATTCTTTTGCTCATGAGAATGTTATTGGCGAGGGAGGGTATGGGATTGTTTACCATGGTGTTTTAGAGGATAATACTGAGATTGCTGTCAAGAATTTGCTCAATAACAGG GGACAGGCTGAGAGAGAATTTAAAGTTGAAGTGGAAGACATTGGAAGAGTAAGGCACAAGAATTTAGTAAGGTTGCTTGGTTATTGTGCTGAAGGAGCTCAAAG GATGCTCGTGTATGAATATGTGAATAGCGGGAACTTAGAACAATGGCTTCATGGTGATGTAGGGCCTTGCAGTCCTCTTACTTGGGAAATTAGAATGAAAATCATCTTGGGAACCGCGAAAGG ATTAACTTACCTTCATGATGGACTTGAACCGAAAGTTATCCACCGTGACATAAAATCAAGCAACATTCTACTTGACAAGCAGTGGAACCCCAAAGTTTCAGACTTTGGCCTTGCCAAACTCCTTTTTTCAGGTAGCAGCTACATTACAACCCGTGTAATGGGAACATTTGG ATATGTAGCTCTCGAGTATGCAAGTTCAGGCATGCTGAATGAAAGAAGTGATGTGTATAGTTTTGGGATTCTTATTATGGAAATTATCTCTGGAAGGAACCCAGTGGATTATAGCCGGCCTTCAGAAGAG GTGAACTTGATCGATTGGCTTAAGAGGATGGTTAGTAACAGGAATCCAGAGGGGGTATTGGATCCTAAACTACCTGAGAAACCTACTTTGAGGGCATTGAAGCGGGCTCTTCTTGTTGCATTACGCTGTGTTGACCCGAGCGCACAGAAGCGACAAAAAATGAGCCATATTGTACACATGCTCGAAGCTGATAACTCCCCCTTCAGAGAA TATACGGCTCCATATCATGTTCAAATGTCAAAATCAAAGGCCTTTTGCTTAGAAGCTTTGAGGTCTGTCATGTAA
- the LOC112327654 gene encoding uncharacterized protein LOC112327654 translates to MSEHKTSLMSDQLSKPTSVFGLRLWVVLGVCVGTTIVLLLFFITLWLASKSKKSTNNEPKIPIVSKKIQEIRIDQSIKPNWAQMQTHQFQDQEMITRKERGDFLLLIPPEEESPVKYHGIQIDIGKGHLISYLGSSREAPRGGGGGNGGGGD, encoded by the coding sequence ATGTCTGAGCACAAAACTAGTCTTATGTCAGACCAGTTATCGAAACCAACTTCAGTTTTTGGTTTAAGATTGTGGGTTGTTCTTGGTGTCTGTGTAGGGACAACCATTGTGTTGCTACTTTTCTTTATCACTCTCTGGCTTGCTTCCAAGTCCAAAAAGAGTACAAACAATGAACCCAAAATCCCTATTGTATCTAAAAAGATTCAAGAAATCAGAATAGACCAATCCATTAAGCCTAATTGGGCACAAATGCAAACCCACCAATTTCAAGACCAGGAAATGATTACTAGAAAGGAAAGGGGAGATTTTTTGTTGCTTATACCACCAGAAGAGGAGAGTCCAGTGAAGTATCATGGGATTCAGATTGACATTGGTAAAGGGCATTTGATTTCTTATCTGGGTTCTTCTAGGGAAGCACCAcgtggcggtggcggtggcaATGGTGGTGGTGGGGACTAG